The region GGCCCCCAGCAGCGCCGGGTCCAAGCCAGGGATCCTCACACTCCTCTCCAACGACCCCACCCATCCCACACTGGCAGTGCCCCTCGCCGGCACTGTGCTCCCCAGCTTTCCCGCCCCGGTGCTGACCTCACTCAGCGAGCAGGTACAAGTAACCGGCGCCACCAAGGCCTCGCTTACCCTCACTGGCAGTAACTTCTTCCCGCAGTCGGTCGTCCGCGTAAACGGTCACGCGACGACAACCACCTTCTTCAGTAACACGCAGGTGGGGATCACCTTCGATCCCACCACGATCGCCAGCATTGGGGAAATCCCAATCACTGTCGTCAATCCGGCGCCGGGCGGCGAAAGCGCGCCACAGACCCTCACGCTGTACCAGCAGATCGTCAATGCAGGCGTGATCATCGTGTCCGTGCCCACGACCGGCAAACTCTACCTTGCGAGCAACAGCGGCTATTCCTCGCTCCGGCCCAACACCGTTGTCCCTGTCGATCCCACGACAGGCACCATAGGAACCCCTATCGCCGTCGGCAAAGATCCGTCGCTGATGGCTGCCTCCACCGACGGAGCCTATCTCTTCATAGTCAACAGGAGCGACTCCACGATTCAGCGCATCGCGCTCGCCACCAATGCGGTCGACCGCACCTATCCTTTCCCGCCAAACATCTTTTGTCCCACCTGCACCGCTCCGTCGGTCACTGCCATCCAGCCCGTCCCCGGCGTGCCGACACAGTTCGTCATTGCCCAGGACTCCTACCTTTCGCTCTACGACGATCCCGGCCTCATCAATGAGCTGTCTACGCCGACCTACGGCAGTCTCAGCACCGATTACCTCACCTTCGCTGGAGCGCCTGCACATCTTTACAGCGCGCCCTTCTCCAGTTCAGACAATTTTTTCAAGCAGTTCACGATCGACGCCACGGGAGTCCATCCACTCACCACAACGGGGACTGCGCCCACTGTTCCCAACGAGTTGGATCATTCTCTGGCTTCAATCGGAACGCAAATCTTTACAGACACCGGGCACGTATGGGATGCGGGATCGAAGCAGCTTCTGGCCACCATCCCGGTAGGAATTATCAACATCAACTCCGGCTTTGCGAGCGTCGCCGCCGATCCCAACCAGAAGCAGGTCTACTATGGCGGCGAATTGCAGTCGGCGTCGAGCGTCAGCATTACGGCATACGACACCACGACTTACGCGCCCAAAACCAGTCTGGCTTTCACCGACACGAATCTTCTTTACACCACCAATCTTTCCCGCTGGGGCAAAGACGGCTTCGCATTCATCGACCACAACGCCGACCTCGTCCTCTTCCGCTCCTCCGTCCTGGCAGGCACGTCGCTGCTCGCACCGGCGATCACCTTCACCGTACCCGACCACAACTACGGAGACGCTGCCTTCGCGGTGAACGCTACCTCCAACTCCACCGGCACCATCACCTACTCCGTTCTGTCCGGCCAGGCCACTCTATCCGGCAACGCGGTTACCATCACCGGGATCGGCGCGGTCACGCTGCAGGCGATTCAGTCTGCTGATGGTAACTACGCCGAAGCAGAAGTAAGCGCCACCTTCAACGTCACGCCCACACCACCCGTGCTTACCTTCACCGTTGCCAATCACACCTATGGCGACGCAGCCCTCATGCTCTCAGCCTCCTCCACGTCACCAGCCGCGATCGCCTATACGGTCGTCTCAGGCCCTGCGTCGATTAGCGGCAACACGCTCTCCATCAACGGAGCCGGCGTCGTCCAGGTCCAGGCTTCGCAGCCGGCCAGCGGCAACGATGCGGCAGCGACCCAGACCGCGACTTTTCAGGTCTCTACTGCCCCCCTCACCCTCAGCGCGAACAACGCCTCGCGCATCTA is a window of Granulicella tundricola MP5ACTX9 DNA encoding:
- a CDS encoding MBG domain-containing protein — protein: MPLAGTVLPSFPAPVLTSLSEQVQVTGATKASLTLTGSNFFPQSVVRVNGHATTTTFFSNTQVGITFDPTTIASIGEIPITVVNPAPGGESAPQTLTLYQQIVNAGVIIVSVPTTGKLYLASNSGYSSLRPNTVVPVDPTTGTIGTPIAVGKDPSLMAASTDGAYLFIVNRSDSTIQRIALATNAVDRTYPFPPNIFCPTCTAPSVTAIQPVPGVPTQFVIAQDSYLSLYDDPGLINELSTPTYGSLSTDYLTFAGAPAHLYSAPFSSSDNFFKQFTIDATGVHPLTTTGTAPTVPNELDHSLASIGTQIFTDTGHVWDAGSKQLLATIPVGIININSGFASVAADPNQKQVYYGGELQSASSVSITAYDTTTYAPKTSLAFTDTNLLYTTNLSRWGKDGFAFIDHNADLVLFRSSVLAGTSLLAPAITFTVPDHNYGDAAFAVNATSNSTGTITYSVLSGQATLSGNAVTITGIGAVTLQAIQSADGNYAEAEVSATFNVTPTPPVLTFTVANHTYGDAALMLSASSTSPAAIAYTVVSGPASISGNTLSINGAGVVQVQASQPASGNDAAATQTATFQVSTAPLTLSANNASRIYGTPNPTFSGVIVGTKNNDTLSENFTTAATQNSPVAVYSIVPSISGAAAGNYTVIATNGTCTVTQAAAGVSLTPSSTSVTPGQSATVTIAVTSSTTGTPTGVVTLQDNGASVATLALTNGGTTYSAILPSGITHHFSATYPGDANFTAATTTTTTSVVVSGTDNAFISSTSTQQAVAGSAVVYTLQLNPGAGSYPAPVTFSAQGLPSGFVASFSPSMVNVGTTQQTVQMTLQAPAIKAQVDIPPSRLIGGSLTFTLAFAVLPLVGLRRSRLLRNTTRNSLAFVCAMAFGLLSVTGCASNPPTATQPQTQTYTITVTAISGTVQHQTTVTLVW